Proteins co-encoded in one Populus trichocarpa isolate Nisqually-1 chromosome 10, P.trichocarpa_v4.1, whole genome shotgun sequence genomic window:
- the LOC7475379 gene encoding GTP-binding protein OBGC, chloroplastic → MASISTITTSSFLSLQAISRPKSPKSNPIPSKASPRNPNSNRNRKLKPQKAKFKSPPQTITSTAGEATSYTCLPPLEDFTVPSLNLGSRPPEEIKLSDANVVKQDSDSESQRFGTEDGMDGDLRVDYGRFEVNTHFEEEEEEDADYEYESEEEEEEEEETVNGKSVNSYNSDGFYEGEELGEFADGENVSLSDFEGEEEGVKEKGVPAVMRCFDRAKIYVKAGDGGNGVVAFRREKFVPLGGPSGGDGGRGGNVYLEVDGSINSLLPFRNRVHYRAGRGSHGQGSCMGGAKGEEIVVKVPPGTVVREAGNEEVLLELLSPGQRALVLPGGRGGRGNAAFKCGSNKVPRIAENGEEGSEMWLELELKLVADVGIVGAPNAGKSTLLSVISAAQPAIANYPFTTLLPNLGVVSFDYDSTMVVADLPGLLEGAHRGFGLGHEFLRHTERCSALVHVVDGSSQQPEFEFDAVRLELEMFSPELAEKPYVVAYNKMDLPEAYENWQLFKEKLEARGIETFCMSAVKREGTHEVICAAHKLLQESKEANKGSEGWTHPINLNHVADMVQRQRRAPINDFEISYDNASKTWQVVGAGLQRFVQMTNWRYKDSDTRFQHVLEACGVNKSLLKMGVKEGDTVIVGEMEMVWHDYPQSSGLSKVTKWPEWK, encoded by the exons ATGGCTTCCATATCCACAATAACCACctcctcctttctttctctccaaGCAATTTCCCGCCCTAAATCCCCAAAATCTAACCCTATCCCTAGCAAAGCCTCACCAAGAAACCCTAATTCCAACCGAAACCGCAAGCTCAAACCTCAAAAGGCCAAATTCAAATCCCCGCCTCAGACAATCACTTCCACCGCCGGAGAAGCCACTAGTTACACTTGCTTACCTCCTCTAGAAGACTTCACAGTCCCGTCGTTGAACCTCGGATCTAGACCACCAGAAGAAATCAAGCTCTCTGATGCTAATGTAGTCAAACAGGATAGTGACAGTGAATCGCAGCGTTTTGGGACCGAAGATGGAATGGATGGTGATTTACGTGTGGATTACGGGCGATTTGAAGTTAATACACATTtcgaagaggaagaggaagaggacgCGGATTATGAGTATGAAagcgaggaggaggaggaggaggaagaagaaacagtGAATGGCAAAAGTGTTAATAGTTATAATAGTGATGGTTTTTATGAAGGAGAAGAGTTGGGGGAGTTTGCTGACGGAGAGAATGTGAGTTTGTCAGATTTCGAGGGTGAAGAAGAAGGTGTGAAGGAGAAGGGAGTGCCGGCTGTAATGCGGTGTTTTGACCGGGCGAAAATCTATGTCAAAGCCGGAGATGGTGGGAATGGAGTGGTGGCTTTTCGGCGCGAGAAATTTGTGCCACTGGGAGGACCGTCGGGAGGGGATGGAGGGAGAGGAGGGAACGTGTATCTAGAAGTTGATGGCTCGATAAATTCTTTATTGCCATTTAGGAATAGAGTGCATTATAGGGCGGGGAGAGGGTCTCACGGTCAAGGGTCATGCATGGGTGGAGCGAAAGGAGAGGAAATCGTGGTGAAAGTGCCGCCGGGGACGGTTGTTAGGGAGGCTGGGAATGAGGAGGTTTTGTTGGAGTTGTTGTCTCCAGGACAAAGGGCTTTGGTTTTGCCTGGTGGGAGAGGCGGGAGAGGGAATGCTGCATTTAAGTGTGGGAGTAATAAGGTACCTAGGATTGCCGAAAATGGTGAAGAGGGTTCGGAAAT GTGGTTGGAGCTGGAGCTAAAGCTGGTCGCTGATGTTGGAATAGTGGGTGCTCCAAATGCTGGGAAAAGCACACTTTTGAGTGTCATAAGTGCTGCACAGCCAGCAATAGCGAATTATCCTTTTACTACTCTGCTTCCTAACCTGGGTGTAGTTTCATTTGATTATGACTCTACAATGGTAGTAGCAGACCTTCCAGGTTTACTTGAAGGAGCACATCGGGGTTTTGGCCTAGGTCACGAGTTTCTACGACACACAGAAAGGTGTTCTGCCCTG GTACATGTTGTTGATGGATCTTCACAGCAGCCAGAATTCGAATTTGATGCTGTTCGTCTTGAGCTGGAAATGTTTAGTCCTGAACTTGCGGAGAAGCCTTATGTAGTTGCCTATAACAAAATGGACCTTCCAGAGGCATATGAAAACTGGCAGTTATTCAAGGAAAAGCTAGAAGCACGTGGGATTGAGACTTTTTGCATGAGTGCTGTCAAGAGAGAAGGGACACATGAAGTGATTTGTGCTGCTCATAAGCTTCTGCAAGAAAGTAAAGAAGCCAATAAGGGGTCTGAAG GTTGGACCCATCCGATAAATTTGAATCATGTAGCTGATATGGTACAAAGGCAGCGAAGAGCTCCTATTAATGACTTTGAAATCTCTTATGACAATGCGTCTAAAACATGGCAAGTAGTTGGGGCTGGATTGCAACGTTTTGTTCAGATGACAAATTGGCG GTATAAAGATTCTGACACAAGATTCCAACATGTGTTGGAGGCTTGTGGCGTGAACAAGTCACTCTTGAAGATGGGAGTCAAGGAAGGTGACACTGTGATTGTTGGAGAG ATGGAAATGGTGTGGCATGACTATCCTCAGAGTTCTGGTCTATCGAAAGTGACCAAATGGCCAGAGTGGAAGTAA